In a genomic window of Onychostoma macrolepis isolate SWU-2019 chromosome 08, ASM1243209v1, whole genome shotgun sequence:
- the LOC131545225 gene encoding zinc-alpha-2-glycoprotein-like isoform X4 — protein sequence MAFATYIVGQTPFPEFSVVLMLDDVQIGYYDSTTWSVINRIPRDSKYQNEEKSDADFVFLDMYNNMKERAIYFKEHLNQTNGVHVQQRLAGCELLNDDKPGLLQRWDSFNGQEIGEYTFDTEKNVQTKIIWGPWSQLTRFQMKFLIENIYQPICIKVLRRYLNTKKNSVMRKVKPRVRLMKKTLSDSHGLQISCLATGFYPRHINLTLFRDGQPVDDDQITGGEILPNGDGTYQMKKSLVISEEELHEGHKYNCSMKHLNLDNKLDITFDVAEYEPGSTTQSVVIIVLVFVCGAVLVITALIIWRKIHTAGQGFKKSQSDDSFTPCCDSLEPAGSNKLLRHLSRASIELN from the exons ATGGCGTTTGCAACATATATAGTTGGACAAACACCATTTCCTGAGTTCAGTGTTGTGCTGATGTTGGATGATGTGCAAATAGGATATTATGACTCAACCACATGGAGTGTTATAAATCGCATTCCACGTGATTCAAAGTACCAAAATGAAGAGAAAAGTGATGCTGATTTTGTATTTCTCGATATGTATAACAACATGAAAGAGCGAgctatttattttaaggaacaTCTAAATCAAACAAATG GTGTACATGTTCAACAGAGACTTGCTGGATGTGAACTGCTGAATGATGATAAACCAGGTCTACTGCAGAGATGGGATTCTTTCAATGGACAAGAAATAGGAGAATACACCTTTGACACAGAAAAAAATGTCCAGACAAAAATAATATGGGGGCCATGGAGCCAATTAACAAGATTTCAGATGAAGTTTCTgattgaaaatatttatcaaCCTATTTGCATTAAAGTTTTGCGTAGGTACTTGAATACGAAAAAGAACAGTGTAATGAGAAAAG TTAAACCCAGAGTCAGACTCATGAAAAAGACCCTCTCAGACTCTCATGGGCTTCAGATCAGCTGTCTGGCCACTGGTTTTTACCCCCGTCACATTAACCTGACCCTGTTCAGAGATGGTCAGCCtgtggatgatgatcagatcacagGAGGAGAGATTCTGCCCAACGGAGACGGAACTTACCAGATGAAGAAGAGTTTGGTGATCAGTGAAGAAGAGCTACATGAGGGCCATAAATATAACTGTTCAATGAAGCACCTCAATCTGGACAACAAACTGGACATTACATTTG ATGTGGCTGAATATGAGCCAGGATCAACTACGCAGTCTGTAGTTATCATTGTgctggtgtttgtgtgtggggCTGTTCTCGTCATAACTGCACTCATCATATGGAGGAAGATACATACTGCTG GACAAGGTTTCAAGAAGTCACAAAGTGATGACTCTTTTACTCCAT GTTGTGATTCACTGGAGCCAGCTGGTTCAAATAAACTACTGAGACATCTTTCAAGAGCAAgcattgaattgaattga
- the LOC131545225 gene encoding zinc-alpha-2-glycoprotein-like isoform X3 — MSRNFVRFLHLSTGSHSLMAFATYIVGQTPFPEFSVVLMLDDVQIGYYDSTTWSVINRIPRDSKYQNEEKSDADFVFLDMYNNMKERAIYFKEHLNQTNGVHVQQRLAGCELLNDDKPGLLQRWDSFNGQEIGEYTFDTEKNVQTKIIWGPWSQLTRFQMKFLIENIYQPICIKVLRRYLNTKKNSVMRKVKPRVRLMKKTLSDSHGLQISCLATGFYPRHINLTLFRDGQPVDDDQITGGEILPNGDGTYQMKKSLVISEEELHEGHKYNCSMKHLNLDNKLDITFDVAEYEPGSTTQSVVIIVLVFVCGAVLVITALIIWRKIHTAGQGFKKSQSDDSFTPCCDSLEPAGSNKLLRHLSRASIELN, encoded by the exons ATGTCTAGAAATTTTGTACGTTTTTTGCATTTATCCACAGGTTCTCACTCACTGATGGCGTTTGCAACATATATAGTTGGACAAACACCATTTCCTGAGTTCAGTGTTGTGCTGATGTTGGATGATGTGCAAATAGGATATTATGACTCAACCACATGGAGTGTTATAAATCGCATTCCACGTGATTCAAAGTACCAAAATGAAGAGAAAAGTGATGCTGATTTTGTATTTCTCGATATGTATAACAACATGAAAGAGCGAgctatttattttaaggaacaTCTAAATCAAACAAATG GTGTACATGTTCAACAGAGACTTGCTGGATGTGAACTGCTGAATGATGATAAACCAGGTCTACTGCAGAGATGGGATTCTTTCAATGGACAAGAAATAGGAGAATACACCTTTGACACAGAAAAAAATGTCCAGACAAAAATAATATGGGGGCCATGGAGCCAATTAACAAGATTTCAGATGAAGTTTCTgattgaaaatatttatcaaCCTATTTGCATTAAAGTTTTGCGTAGGTACTTGAATACGAAAAAGAACAGTGTAATGAGAAAAG TTAAACCCAGAGTCAGACTCATGAAAAAGACCCTCTCAGACTCTCATGGGCTTCAGATCAGCTGTCTGGCCACTGGTTTTTACCCCCGTCACATTAACCTGACCCTGTTCAGAGATGGTCAGCCtgtggatgatgatcagatcacagGAGGAGAGATTCTGCCCAACGGAGACGGAACTTACCAGATGAAGAAGAGTTTGGTGATCAGTGAAGAAGAGCTACATGAGGGCCATAAATATAACTGTTCAATGAAGCACCTCAATCTGGACAACAAACTGGACATTACATTTG ATGTGGCTGAATATGAGCCAGGATCAACTACGCAGTCTGTAGTTATCATTGTgctggtgtttgtgtgtggggCTGTTCTCGTCATAACTGCACTCATCATATGGAGGAAGATACATACTGCTG GACAAGGTTTCAAGAAGTCACAAAGTGATGACTCTTTTACTCCAT GTTGTGATTCACTGGAGCCAGCTGGTTCAAATAAACTACTGAGACATCTTTCAAGAGCAAgcattgaattgaattga
- the LOC131545225 gene encoding zinc-alpha-2-glycoprotein-like isoform X2 has translation MQYLFGKNEVIYSMNAFCVCLLTCFTVTKAGSHSLMAFATYIVGQTPFPEFSVVLMLDDVQIGYYDSTTWSVINRIPRDSKYQNEEKSDADFVFLDMYNNMKERAIYFKEHLNQTNGVHVQQRLAGCELLNDDKPGLLQRWDSFNGQEIGEYTFDTEKNVQTKIIWGPWSQLTRFQMKFLIENIYQPICIKVLLKPRVRLMKKTLSDSHGLQISCLATGFYPRHINLTLFRDGQPVDDDQITGGEILPNGDGTYQMKKSLVISEEELHEGHKYNCSMKHLNLDNKLDITFDVAEYEPGSTTQSVVIIVLVFVCGAVLVITALIIWRKIHTAGQGFKKSQSDDSFTPCCDSLEPAGSNKLLRHLSRASIELN, from the exons ATGCAATACTTGTTTGGAAAAAATGAAGTAATTTACTCAATGAatgctttttgtgtgtgtctgttgaCATGCTTCACAGTCACCAAAGCAG GTTCTCACTCACTGATGGCGTTTGCAACATATATAGTTGGACAAACACCATTTCCTGAGTTCAGTGTTGTGCTGATGTTGGATGATGTGCAAATAGGATATTATGACTCAACCACATGGAGTGTTATAAATCGCATTCCACGTGATTCAAAGTACCAAAATGAAGAGAAAAGTGATGCTGATTTTGTATTTCTCGATATGTATAACAACATGAAAGAGCGAgctatttattttaaggaacaTCTAAATCAAACAAATG GTGTACATGTTCAACAGAGACTTGCTGGATGTGAACTGCTGAATGATGATAAACCAGGTCTACTGCAGAGATGGGATTCTTTCAATGGACAAGAAATAGGAGAATACACCTTTGACACAGAAAAAAATGTCCAGACAAAAATAATATGGGGGCCATGGAGCCAATTAACAAGATTTCAGATGAAGTTTCTgattgaaaatatttatcaaCCTATTTGCATTAAAGTTTTGC TTAAACCCAGAGTCAGACTCATGAAAAAGACCCTCTCAGACTCTCATGGGCTTCAGATCAGCTGTCTGGCCACTGGTTTTTACCCCCGTCACATTAACCTGACCCTGTTCAGAGATGGTCAGCCtgtggatgatgatcagatcacagGAGGAGAGATTCTGCCCAACGGAGACGGAACTTACCAGATGAAGAAGAGTTTGGTGATCAGTGAAGAAGAGCTACATGAGGGCCATAAATATAACTGTTCAATGAAGCACCTCAATCTGGACAACAAACTGGACATTACATTTG ATGTGGCTGAATATGAGCCAGGATCAACTACGCAGTCTGTAGTTATCATTGTgctggtgtttgtgtgtggggCTGTTCTCGTCATAACTGCACTCATCATATGGAGGAAGATACATACTGCTG GACAAGGTTTCAAGAAGTCACAAAGTGATGACTCTTTTACTCCAT GTTGTGATTCACTGGAGCCAGCTGGTTCAAATAAACTACTGAGACATCTTTCAAGAGCAAgcattgaattgaattga
- the LOC131546380 gene encoding hereditary hemochromatosis protein homolog yields the protein MKKTLSDSHGLQISCLATGFYPRHINLTLFRDGQPVDDDQITGGEILPNGDGTYQMRKSLVISEEELREEHKYNCSMKLKHLSQDNKLDITFGFCASHFVALF from the exons ATGAAAAAGACCCTCTCAGACTCTCATGGGCTTCAGATCAGCTGTCTGGCCACTGGTTTTTACCCCCGTCACATTAACCTGACCCTGTTCAGAGATGGTCAGCCtgtggatgatgatcagatcacagGAGGAGAGATTCTGCCCAACGGAGACGGAACTTACCAGATGAGGAAGAGTTTGGTGATCAGTGAAGAAGAGCTACGTGAGGAACATAAATATAACTGTTCAATGAAGCTCAAGCACCTCAGTCAGGACAACAAACTGGACATTACATttg gtttctgcgcgtctcactttgtggcgctgttttga
- the LOC131546378 gene encoding major histocompatibility complex class I-related gene protein-like isoform X2 yields the protein MDTECNIGNPSKRKRRREKVKVEEGSMGDIGPNTRLFMEKMFVLVYLLSCLTFVRAGSHSLMALATYINGQTPFPEFSVVLMLDDVQIAYYDSTTWKPVYRSHSESKYYDEEQRDAGVVFQYIYNNLKNWELHCKDRLNHTDDTVLHVTQRLVGCELLNNDEPGLFKSWDAFDGQNIGDLTFDMGKNEIHNTMQWGIAWEQGKQLHVKFVLQNVYHPICIKTLRRYLNVEKNNVMRKDSQGLQISCLATGFYPRHINLTLFRDGQPVDDDQITGGEILPNGDGTYQMRKSLMISEEKLREEHKYNCSMKHLNLDNKLDITFDVAESDPGSSTQSVVFSVLVFMCVVVFIITVLIVWRKRQAAGRGSETSQNKYYPTPSSASNEKFSLTDGFGNIYSWTNTIS from the exons ATGGACACAGAATGCAATATAGGCAACCcaagtaaaagaaaaagaagaagagaaaaagTAAAAGTAGAAGAAGGAAGTATGGGGGATATTGGACCCAACACCAGATTATTTATGGAAAAAATGTTTGTGCTTGTGTATTTGTTGTCATGCTTGACGTTCGTCAGAGCAG GTTCTCACTCACTGATGGCTTTGGCAACATATATAAATGGACAAACACCATTTCCTGAGTTCAGTGTTGTGCTGATGTTGGATGATGTGCAAATAGCATATTATGACTCAACCACATGGAAACCTGTCTATCGCTCTCACAGTGAATCAAAATATTATGATGAAGAGCAAAGGGATGCTGGTGTTGTATTTCAGTATATTTATAACAACCTGAAAAATTGGGAATTACATTGTAAGGATCGATTAAATCACACAGATGACACAG TGTTACATGTTACTCAGAGACTTGTTGGATGTGAATTATTGAACAATGATGAACCAGGTTTATTTAAGTCTTGGGATGCTTTTGATGGACAAAATATTGGGGATCTCACATTTGACATGGGAAAAAATGAAATccacaacacaatgcaatgGGGAATAGCATGGGAGCAAGGAAAGCAGCTTCATGTAAAGTTCGTTCTTCAAAATGTTTATCACCCTATTTGCATTAAAACCTTGCGGCGGTACCTGAACGTGGAAAAGAACAATGTCATGAGAAAAG ATTCTCAAGGGCTTCAGATCAGCTGTCTGGCCACTGGTTTTTACCCCCGTCACATTAACCTGACCCTGTTCAGAGATGGTCAGCCtgtggatgatgatcagatcacagGAGGAGAGATTCTGCCCAACGGAGACGGAACTTACCAGATGAGGAAGAGTTTGATGATCAGTGAAGAAAAGCTACGTGAGGAACATAAATACAACTGTTCAATGAAGCACCTCAATCTGGACAACAAACTGGACATTACATTTG ATGTGGCTGAATCTGACCCAGGATCATCTACGCAGTCTGTAGTTTTCAGTGTGCTGGTGTTCATGTGTGTGGTTGTTTTCATCATAACTGTACTCATCGTATGGAGGAAGAGACAGGCTGCTG GACGAGGATCTGAGACATCACAGAATAAATACTATCCTACTCCAT cttctgCCTCTAATGAAAA GTTCTCACTCACTGATGGCTTTGGCAACATATATAGTTGGACAAACACAATTTCCTGA
- the LOC131546378 gene encoding major histocompatibility complex class I-related gene protein-like isoform X1: MDTECNIGNPSKRKRRREKVKVEEGSMGDIGPNTRLFMEKMFVLVYLLSCLTFVRAGSHSLMALATYINGQTPFPEFSVVLMLDDVQIAYYDSTTWKPVYRSHSESKYYDEEQRDAGVVFQYIYNNLKNWELHCKDRLNHTDDTVLHVTQRLVGCELLNNDEPGLFKSWDAFDGQNIGDLTFDMGKNEIHNTMQWGIAWEQGKQLHVKFVLQNVYHPICIKTLRRYLNVEKNNVMRKVKPRVRLMRKTLSDSQGLQISCLATGFYPRHINLTLFRDGQPVDDDQITGGEILPNGDGTYQMRKSLMISEEKLREEHKYNCSMKHLNLDNKLDITFDVAESDPGSSTQSVVFSVLVFMCVVVFIITVLIVWRKRQAAGRGSETSQNKYYPTPSSASNEKFSLTDGFGNIYSWTNTIS; this comes from the exons ATGGACACAGAATGCAATATAGGCAACCcaagtaaaagaaaaagaagaagagaaaaagTAAAAGTAGAAGAAGGAAGTATGGGGGATATTGGACCCAACACCAGATTATTTATGGAAAAAATGTTTGTGCTTGTGTATTTGTTGTCATGCTTGACGTTCGTCAGAGCAG GTTCTCACTCACTGATGGCTTTGGCAACATATATAAATGGACAAACACCATTTCCTGAGTTCAGTGTTGTGCTGATGTTGGATGATGTGCAAATAGCATATTATGACTCAACCACATGGAAACCTGTCTATCGCTCTCACAGTGAATCAAAATATTATGATGAAGAGCAAAGGGATGCTGGTGTTGTATTTCAGTATATTTATAACAACCTGAAAAATTGGGAATTACATTGTAAGGATCGATTAAATCACACAGATGACACAG TGTTACATGTTACTCAGAGACTTGTTGGATGTGAATTATTGAACAATGATGAACCAGGTTTATTTAAGTCTTGGGATGCTTTTGATGGACAAAATATTGGGGATCTCACATTTGACATGGGAAAAAATGAAATccacaacacaatgcaatgGGGAATAGCATGGGAGCAAGGAAAGCAGCTTCATGTAAAGTTCGTTCTTCAAAATGTTTATCACCCTATTTGCATTAAAACCTTGCGGCGGTACCTGAACGTGGAAAAGAACAATGTCATGAGAAAAG TGAAGCCCAGAGTCAGACTCATGAGGAAGACGCTCTCAGATTCTCAAGGGCTTCAGATCAGCTGTCTGGCCACTGGTTTTTACCCCCGTCACATTAACCTGACCCTGTTCAGAGATGGTCAGCCtgtggatgatgatcagatcacagGAGGAGAGATTCTGCCCAACGGAGACGGAACTTACCAGATGAGGAAGAGTTTGATGATCAGTGAAGAAAAGCTACGTGAGGAACATAAATACAACTGTTCAATGAAGCACCTCAATCTGGACAACAAACTGGACATTACATTTG ATGTGGCTGAATCTGACCCAGGATCATCTACGCAGTCTGTAGTTTTCAGTGTGCTGGTGTTCATGTGTGTGGTTGTTTTCATCATAACTGTACTCATCGTATGGAGGAAGAGACAGGCTGCTG GACGAGGATCTGAGACATCACAGAATAAATACTATCCTACTCCAT cttctgCCTCTAATGAAAA GTTCTCACTCACTGATGGCTTTGGCAACATATATAGTTGGACAAACACAATTTCCTGA
- the LOC131545225 gene encoding zinc-alpha-2-glycoprotein-like isoform X1, translating into MQYLFGKNEVIYSMNAFCVCLLTCFTVTKAGSHSLMAFATYIVGQTPFPEFSVVLMLDDVQIGYYDSTTWSVINRIPRDSKYQNEEKSDADFVFLDMYNNMKERAIYFKEHLNQTNGVHVQQRLAGCELLNDDKPGLLQRWDSFNGQEIGEYTFDTEKNVQTKIIWGPWSQLTRFQMKFLIENIYQPICIKVLRRYLNTKKNSVMRKVKPRVRLMKKTLSDSHGLQISCLATGFYPRHINLTLFRDGQPVDDDQITGGEILPNGDGTYQMKKSLVISEEELHEGHKYNCSMKHLNLDNKLDITFDVAEYEPGSTTQSVVIIVLVFVCGAVLVITALIIWRKIHTAGQGFKKSQSDDSFTPCCDSLEPAGSNKLLRHLSRASIELN; encoded by the exons ATGCAATACTTGTTTGGAAAAAATGAAGTAATTTACTCAATGAatgctttttgtgtgtgtctgttgaCATGCTTCACAGTCACCAAAGCAG GTTCTCACTCACTGATGGCGTTTGCAACATATATAGTTGGACAAACACCATTTCCTGAGTTCAGTGTTGTGCTGATGTTGGATGATGTGCAAATAGGATATTATGACTCAACCACATGGAGTGTTATAAATCGCATTCCACGTGATTCAAAGTACCAAAATGAAGAGAAAAGTGATGCTGATTTTGTATTTCTCGATATGTATAACAACATGAAAGAGCGAgctatttattttaaggaacaTCTAAATCAAACAAATG GTGTACATGTTCAACAGAGACTTGCTGGATGTGAACTGCTGAATGATGATAAACCAGGTCTACTGCAGAGATGGGATTCTTTCAATGGACAAGAAATAGGAGAATACACCTTTGACACAGAAAAAAATGTCCAGACAAAAATAATATGGGGGCCATGGAGCCAATTAACAAGATTTCAGATGAAGTTTCTgattgaaaatatttatcaaCCTATTTGCATTAAAGTTTTGCGTAGGTACTTGAATACGAAAAAGAACAGTGTAATGAGAAAAG TTAAACCCAGAGTCAGACTCATGAAAAAGACCCTCTCAGACTCTCATGGGCTTCAGATCAGCTGTCTGGCCACTGGTTTTTACCCCCGTCACATTAACCTGACCCTGTTCAGAGATGGTCAGCCtgtggatgatgatcagatcacagGAGGAGAGATTCTGCCCAACGGAGACGGAACTTACCAGATGAAGAAGAGTTTGGTGATCAGTGAAGAAGAGCTACATGAGGGCCATAAATATAACTGTTCAATGAAGCACCTCAATCTGGACAACAAACTGGACATTACATTTG ATGTGGCTGAATATGAGCCAGGATCAACTACGCAGTCTGTAGTTATCATTGTgctggtgtttgtgtgtggggCTGTTCTCGTCATAACTGCACTCATCATATGGAGGAAGATACATACTGCTG GACAAGGTTTCAAGAAGTCACAAAGTGATGACTCTTTTACTCCAT GTTGTGATTCACTGGAGCCAGCTGGTTCAAATAAACTACTGAGACATCTTTCAAGAGCAAgcattgaattgaattga
- the LOC131546379 gene encoding major histocompatibility complex class I-related gene protein-like isoform X2, whose protein sequence is MFVLVYLLSCLTLVTAGSHSLMALATYINGQTPFPEFSVVLMLDDVQIGYYDSTTWKVVYRSHSESKYYDEEQSDAGVVLQYLYDNIKYETLYLIDHFNHTGLLKSWDAFDRQNMAEFTFDMEKNEMKNKMQLMITWDQATQLHSKFMHQNVYHPICIKTLRRYLSMEKNNVMRKVKPRVRLMRKMLSDSQGLQISCLATGFYPRHINLTLFRDGQPVDDDQITGGEILPNGDGTYQMRKSLVISEEELREEHKYNCTMKHLNLDNKLDITFDVDESDPGSFSLSVVLGVLVCVAVFITTALIIWRRRCAAGQGSETSKSDYSHTPSSLRDET, encoded by the exons atgtTCGTGCTTGTGTATTTGTTGTCATGCTTGACACTCGTCACTGCAG GTTCTCACTCACTGATGGCTTTGGCAACATATATAAATGGACAAACGCCATTTCCTGAGTTCAGTGTTGTGCTGATGTTAGATGATGTGCAAATCGGATATTATGACTCAACAACTTGGAAAGTTGTCTATCGCTCTCACAGTGAATCAAAATACTATGATGAAGAGCAAAGTGATGCTGGTGTTGTACTTCAATATCTGTATGACAACATAAAATATGAGACATTATATTTGATAGATCACTTCAATCACACAG GTCTACTTAAGTCATGGGATGCTTTTGATCGACAAAATATGGCAGAGTTCACCTTTGacatggaaaaaaatgaaatgaagaataaaatgcaattaatgaTAACATGGGACCAAGCAACACAGCTTCATTCAAAGTTCATGCATCAAAATGTTTATCATCCTATTTGCATTAAAACCTTGCGGAGGTACCTGAGTATGGAGAAGAACAATGTGATGAGAAAAG TGAAACCCAGAGTCAGACTCATGAGGAAGATGCTTTCAGACTCTCAAGGGCTTCAGATCAGCTGTCTGGCCACTGGTTTTTACCCCCGTCACATTAACCTGACCCTGTTCAGAGATGGTCAGCCtgtggatgatgatcagatcacagGAGGAGAGATTCTGCCCAACGGAGACGGAACTTACCAGATGAGGAAGAGTTTGGTGATCAGTGAAGAAGAGCTACGTGAGGAACATAAATACAACTGCACAATGAAGCACCTCAATCTGGACAACAAACTGGACATCACGTTTG ATGTGGATGAATCTGACCCAGGATCTTTCAGTCTGTCTGTAGTTCTCGGTGTGCTGGTGTGTGTGGCAGTGTTCATCACAACTGCACTCATCATATGGAGGAGGAGATGTGCTGCTG GACAAGGATCTGAGACGTCAAAGAGTGATTACTCCCATACTCCAT cttCCTTGCGAGATGAAACATAA
- the LOC131546379 gene encoding major histocompatibility complex class I-related gene protein-like isoform X1 produces MLFGNNMNCEKYYTMKKDSSIYGSHSLMALATYINGQTPFPEFSVVLMLDDVQIGYYDSTTWKVVYRSHSESKYYDEEQSDAGVVLQYLYDNIKYETLYLIDHFNHTGLLKSWDAFDRQNMAEFTFDMEKNEMKNKMQLMITWDQATQLHSKFMHQNVYHPICIKTLRRYLSMEKNNVMRKVKPRVRLMRKMLSDSQGLQISCLATGFYPRHINLTLFRDGQPVDDDQITGGEILPNGDGTYQMRKSLVISEEELREEHKYNCTMKHLNLDNKLDITFDVDESDPGSFSLSVVLGVLVCVAVFITTALIIWRRRCAAGQGSETSKSDYSHTPSSLRDET; encoded by the exons ATGCTGTTTGGAAACAACATGAATTGTGAAAAGTACTATACAATGAAAAAAGACTCATCTATTTATG GTTCTCACTCACTGATGGCTTTGGCAACATATATAAATGGACAAACGCCATTTCCTGAGTTCAGTGTTGTGCTGATGTTAGATGATGTGCAAATCGGATATTATGACTCAACAACTTGGAAAGTTGTCTATCGCTCTCACAGTGAATCAAAATACTATGATGAAGAGCAAAGTGATGCTGGTGTTGTACTTCAATATCTGTATGACAACATAAAATATGAGACATTATATTTGATAGATCACTTCAATCACACAG GTCTACTTAAGTCATGGGATGCTTTTGATCGACAAAATATGGCAGAGTTCACCTTTGacatggaaaaaaatgaaatgaagaataaaatgcaattaatgaTAACATGGGACCAAGCAACACAGCTTCATTCAAAGTTCATGCATCAAAATGTTTATCATCCTATTTGCATTAAAACCTTGCGGAGGTACCTGAGTATGGAGAAGAACAATGTGATGAGAAAAG TGAAACCCAGAGTCAGACTCATGAGGAAGATGCTTTCAGACTCTCAAGGGCTTCAGATCAGCTGTCTGGCCACTGGTTTTTACCCCCGTCACATTAACCTGACCCTGTTCAGAGATGGTCAGCCtgtggatgatgatcagatcacagGAGGAGAGATTCTGCCCAACGGAGACGGAACTTACCAGATGAGGAAGAGTTTGGTGATCAGTGAAGAAGAGCTACGTGAGGAACATAAATACAACTGCACAATGAAGCACCTCAATCTGGACAACAAACTGGACATCACGTTTG ATGTGGATGAATCTGACCCAGGATCTTTCAGTCTGTCTGTAGTTCTCGGTGTGCTGGTGTGTGTGGCAGTGTTCATCACAACTGCACTCATCATATGGAGGAGGAGATGTGCTGCTG GACAAGGATCTGAGACGTCAAAGAGTGATTACTCCCATACTCCAT cttCCTTGCGAGATGAAACATAA